In the genome of Pseudomonadota bacterium, one region contains:
- a CDS encoding glycerate kinase translates to MASAGMDARVKLRRLFDAGIEAADPRRVVPKHLPPKPKGRTVVVGAGKAAASMALAVEEHWSGPLSGVVVTRYGQALPCRSIEVMESSHPVPDAAGAAAAERILAAVGGLGADDLVLALISGGASALMPLPAPGISLADKQQVNQALLRSGAAIDEMNVVRKHLSAIKGGRLAAASYPAEIVSLIISDVPGDDPAIIGSGPTVPDPSTFADARAVLAKYRIEPPETVARRLERASDETPKPGDPSLARARLRLIARPLDALERAAERARDLGLRPLILGDAIEGEAREVARAMAGIALASVRHGHPVAPPAVLLSAGEATVTVRGHGRGGRNTEFLLALALALGGHRQIAAIACGTDGVDGTEDNAGALILPDTLLRAARLGVDAEASLADNDAYSFFKAVGDLVVTGPTLTNVNDFRAILVAPAAI, encoded by the coding sequence ATGGCATCGGCTGGGATGGATGCACGCGTGAAGCTGCGCCGGCTGTTCGACGCCGGTATCGAGGCAGCCGACCCCAGGCGCGTGGTGCCGAAGCATCTGCCGCCCAAGCCCAAGGGCCGCACCGTGGTGGTCGGGGCCGGCAAGGCCGCTGCCTCGATGGCGCTGGCGGTGGAAGAGCATTGGTCGGGGCCGCTGAGCGGCGTCGTGGTGACGCGCTACGGCCAGGCCCTGCCCTGCCGCTCCATCGAGGTGATGGAATCCTCCCATCCCGTGCCCGATGCCGCCGGTGCGGCGGCGGCCGAACGCATCTTGGCCGCGGTCGGCGGGCTCGGCGCCGACGATCTGGTGCTGGCGCTGATCTCAGGCGGCGCCTCCGCCTTGATGCCGTTGCCCGCCCCCGGCATCAGCCTCGCGGATAAGCAGCAGGTAAACCAGGCGCTGCTCCGTTCGGGTGCGGCCATCGACGAGATGAACGTCGTGCGCAAGCATCTCTCGGCGATCAAGGGCGGGAGGCTCGCGGCCGCTTCCTATCCAGCCGAGATCGTCTCGCTCATCATCTCCGACGTGCCGGGCGACGATCCGGCGATCATCGGCTCGGGCCCGACGGTGCCCGATCCCTCGACCTTCGCCGATGCGCGCGCGGTCTTGGCGAAATATCGGATCGAGCCGCCGGAGACGGTCGCCCGCCGCCTCGAGAGAGCGAGCGACGAGACCCCGAAGCCGGGAGACCCCAGCCTCGCCCGTGCGCGCCTCAGGCTCATCGCCCGGCCGCTCGATGCGCTCGAGCGCGCCGCTGAGCGCGCGCGCGATCTCGGATTGCGGCCGCTCATCCTGGGCGACGCGATCGAGGGCGAGGCCCGCGAGGTCGCCCGCGCCATGGCCGGAATCGCTCTGGCCTCGGTCCGGCACGGCCATCCGGTGGCGCCGCCGGCGGTCCTGCTGTCGGCCGGCGAGGCGACCGTGACCGTGCGCGGCCACGGTAGGGGCGGCCGCAACACCGAATTCCTGCTGGCGCTGGCCTTGGCGCTGGGTGGGCACCGGCAAATCGCCGCGATCGCCTGCGGCACCGACGGGGTCGACGGCACCGAGGACAATGCCGGCGCCCTCATCCTTCCCGACACGCTTCTCCGTGCCGCCCGGCTCGGAGTCGATGCCGAGGCGAGCCTCGCCGACAATGATGCCTATAGCTTCTTCAAGGCGGTCGGCGATCTCGTCGTCACCGGCCCGACTCTGACCAATGTCAACGACTTCCGAGCCATTCTGGTGGCGCCGGCCGCGATCTGA
- the pyk gene encoding pyruvate kinase, translating into MRRTRSAKIVATLGPASSGLSEIRQLFHAGADVFRLNFSHGEHADHKARFDAIRALESELGRPIGIMMDLQGPKLRVGRFAGGRVTLVAGNAFRLDLTEALGDDTRVSLPHPEVFAALEPGTALLLDDGKIRLEVKECGADFAVARVATGGTLSDRKGVNVPNAVLPLTPLTPKDLRDLAFGLTLGVDVVALSFVQRPEDVAAARRLIQGRAAILVKLEKPAAIEHLDELIERADAVMVARGDLGVELPPEDVPSLQKQIVRACRRAGKPVVVATQMLESMVHSPAPTRAEASDVATAVYDGADAVMLSAETASGDYPLEAITMMDRIIQRTERDPLYRAMMDAVHADPEPTTADAISAAARQVAHTVSAACIVTFTNSGSTALRAARERPDAPILGLTANLTTARRLAFLWGVHWVHTEDIHDFAEMVAKATAIAGHDGFAEPGKRIVITAGVPFGTPGATNVLRIARVGE; encoded by the coding sequence ATGCGTCGGACGAGATCCGCCAAGATCGTAGCCACGTTGGGGCCGGCGAGTTCCGGCTTGAGCGAGATCCGCCAGCTGTTTCACGCTGGCGCCGACGTGTTTCGCCTCAATTTCAGCCATGGCGAGCACGCCGACCACAAGGCGCGCTTCGATGCGATCCGCGCGCTCGAGAGCGAGCTCGGCCGCCCCATCGGCATCATGATGGATCTGCAGGGCCCGAAGCTCCGCGTCGGCCGCTTCGCCGGCGGGCGGGTGACGCTCGTCGCCGGCAACGCGTTCCGCCTCGATCTCACCGAAGCCCTCGGCGACGACACGCGCGTGAGCCTGCCCCATCCGGAAGTGTTCGCAGCGCTCGAGCCCGGCACCGCGCTGCTCCTCGACGATGGCAAGATCCGGCTCGAGGTCAAGGAGTGCGGTGCCGACTTCGCCGTGGCCCGGGTGGCGACCGGAGGCACGCTTTCCGACCGCAAGGGCGTCAACGTCCCCAACGCGGTGCTGCCGCTGACGCCGTTGACGCCGAAGGATCTGCGCGACCTCGCCTTCGGGCTCACGCTCGGCGTCGATGTGGTGGCCCTCTCCTTCGTGCAGCGGCCGGAGGACGTGGCCGCGGCGCGGCGTCTCATTCAAGGCCGGGCCGCGATCCTGGTGAAGCTGGAGAAGCCGGCCGCCATCGAGCATCTGGACGAGCTCATCGAGCGGGCGGATGCGGTCATGGTCGCGCGCGGCGATCTCGGCGTCGAGCTGCCGCCGGAAGACGTGCCCAGCCTGCAGAAGCAGATCGTCCGGGCCTGCCGCCGCGCCGGCAAGCCGGTGGTGGTGGCAACCCAGATGCTGGAGTCGATGGTGCATTCGCCGGCACCCACCCGGGCCGAGGCCTCCGACGTCGCCACCGCCGTCTATGACGGTGCGGATGCGGTGATGCTGTCGGCGGAGACGGCCTCGGGCGACTATCCCTTGGAAGCCATCACCATGATGGACCGCATCATCCAACGCACCGAGCGGGATCCGCTCTACCGCGCGATGATGGATGCGGTGCATGCCGATCCGGAGCCGACCACCGCCGATGCGATCAGTGCCGCGGCCCGCCAGGTCGCCCATACGGTGAGTGCGGCCTGCATCGTCACCTTCACCAATTCCGGCTCGACCGCGCTCCGAGCCGCCCGCGAGCGCCCCGATGCGCCGATCCTGGGCCTCACTGCCAATCTCACTACGGCGAGGCGGCTCGCCTTTCTCTGGGGCGTGCATTGGGTGCACACCGAGGACATCCACGACTTCGCCGAGATGGTCGCCAAGGCAACCGCGATCGCCGGCCATGACGGCTTCGCCGAACCGGGCAAGCGCATCGTCATCACCGCCGGCGTTCCCTTCGGCACGCCGGGTGCGACCAACGTGCTGAGGATCGCCAGGGTCGGGGAGTAG